In Dromiciops gliroides isolate mDroGli1 chromosome 4, mDroGli1.pri, whole genome shotgun sequence, one DNA window encodes the following:
- the LOC122753299 gene encoding G-protein coupled receptor 35-like codes for MNVSSTCNSALNSPGEAYVYIAFYGFLFVIGLSLNILALWVFCCRMKKWTETQVYMVNLAVADSCLILIFPVVIYFTRVSCLEDLSCQVPQGIYLVNAYMSISIPMAIGVDRYVAIRYPLKAKVLRTPGRAAIVCAILWAVVISMLAFRVVWQIQDGVFCFWRMREIHTSVVVSSLLGFFIPLGILVFCTFQIVCSLLRVQRREISEVRQIRKSVSMVLASFLVFVICFLPLHITILLTFFLKSNDTLRRVFKIVTFIAHTNCCLDAICYYFVAKEFQEVTPFFCLRCRHPRPTAHQSQELQDKTCTTLM; via the coding sequence ATGAATGTGTCCAGCACCTGCAACTCAGCCCTCAACTCCCCTGGAGAGGCGTATGTCTATATAGCTTTTTATGGCTTCCTCTTCGTCATTGGGCTCTCTCTCAACATCCTGGCTCTGTGGGTCTTCTGCTGTCGGATGAAGAAGTGGACAGAGACTCAGGTGTACATGGTCAACCTAGCCGTAGCAGATAGCTGCCTCATCCTGATCTTCCCTGTCGTCATATACTTCACTCGAGTCAGCTGCCTTGAGGATCTCTCCTGCCAGGTGCCCCAGGGCATCTATCTTGTCAATGCGTACATGAGCATCAGCATCCCCATGGCCATTGGTGTGGATCGCTACGTGGCCATCAGGTACCCACTGAAGGCCAAGGTCCTTCGAACCCCAGGCCGGGCGGCCATTGTCTGTGCCATCCTATGGGCTGTGGTCATCAGCATGTTGGCTTTTCGTGTTGTATGGCAGATCCAAGATGGTGTCTTCTGCTTTTGGAGGATGCGAGAGATCCATACCTCAGTGGTAGTCTCCTCTCTGCTGGGCTTTTTTATCCCTCTGGGGATCCTAGTCTTCTGTACATTCCAGATTGTATGCAGCCTATTGAGGGTGCAGAGAAGGGAGATATCCGAGGTCAGACAGATCCGAAAGAGTGTGTCCATGGTGTTGGCCAGCTTTcttgtttttgtcatttgtttcttACCCTTGCACATAACAATCCTGCTGACCTTCTTCCTGAAATCTAATGACACACTCAGAAGGGTCTTTAAAATAGTCACCTTTATTGCCCACACCAATTGCTGCCTGGATGCCATCTGCTACTACTTTGTGGCCAAGGAGTTCCAGGAGGTGACTCCTTTCTTTTGCCTCAGATGCAGACACCCCAGACCTACGGCCCATCAGAGCCAAGAATTGCAGGACAAGACTTGTACAACCCTAATGTAA